GGCCGCGGACGTGGTGGTCCTCGACCCCGACACAATCGAGGACACTTCGACCTTCGATGCACCCTGGCAGCTCGCCCGCGGTGTACGCGGCGTGTTCGTGAACGGAATACCCACTGTGATCGGCGGAGACTTCACCGGCCGCCGCGGCGGGCGTCTCCTGGAGAGGAACACAGCGTGAGCACATCGACTACGACGCTCGTCGACGAACTCGCTCGCATCGTCGGATCGGCCCACGTCTTGACAGATCGCGACACGGTCGCGGGCTATGTCACCGACTGGACAGGGCACTGGCACGGCGCCACCGCCGCGGTGGTCAGGCCCGCTGATACCGGGCAGGTCTCGGCGGTACTCGCCTGTTGTCACCGCGCCGGCGTTGCCGTGGTGCCGCAGGGCGGCAACACCGGGCTTGTCGGTGGGTCGGTTCCGATGCGAGGTGAGGTGGTGCTCAGCACGACCCGTCTCGCTGCGATCGAGGAAATCGACGAGGTCGGTCGTACGCTGGCCGCCGGCGCAGGCGTCACCGTCGCGCGGGCGCAGCAGGCCGTCCGCGAACACGGGTTGGATCTCGGTGTCGATCTGGCCTCGCGTGATACCGCGACGCTCGGTGGGATTGTCTCCACCAACGCGGGCGGGGTGCGAATGATCAAGTACGGCAACACTCGATCACGGCTTCTCGGCGTCGAAGCGGTTCTCTCCGACGGCCGGGTGCTCACCAGATGGAAGGCCTTGACCAAGGACAATGTCGGCTATGATCTGCCGGGTCTGCTGACCGGCGCCGAGGGCACGCTCGCTGTTGTCACCCGTGTCCTGATGCGTCTGGTAGTTCCGGCCGCTGCGACTCAGGTCGTGATGATCGGGGTCGACTCGGTAGGGGCCGGTCTGGAGCTGATCCACAGGCTCGAGCGCGCGGGACTCACTCTCGAAGCTGCCGAGTTGATGACTCGCGCAGGTATCGGTCTCGTCCGGAAGCATCGGCAGTTGCGGCCGCCGCTCGACGCGGATGCGCCGTTCTACGTCCTCGTCGAGGTGTCCGGATCGGCGGGGGCGCAGTCGCTCCTGCTCGGCGTGCTCGCCGAAGCCGACGGCATGGTGCGCGACGCCGTCGTCGAGACTGGGCCGGCAACAAAGCTCTGGCAGTACCGTGAGAATCACACCGAATCGGTCAGTGCCGAATCATCCACCCCACCAGTGAAATTGGATATTTCGACCCCGCTGCGAGAAATCGAACCCTTCCTCGGGACCTTGACCGCAGGGCTTGCCGTCTCTTTTCCCAGTGTCTACCCGATTTGTTTCGGGCACATCGCCGATGGCAACATCCATGTCAATCTGCTCGACGTAGCGGACCACCAACGAGATGCCGTTACCGACTTCGTGCTTCGCTTGGTTACCCGACACGACGGCAGCATCAGTGCCGAACACGGAGTGGGCCGCGCGAAGGCTCCCTGGATCACACTCGGGCGAAGCGACGTGGACCTCGACCTCATGGCCTCGATCCGCACCGCGCTGGATCCGGCAGGCCTGCTCAACCCGCACATCCTCTCGGGATCATCTGACTCCGAGGGTAATTCAGCGATACAGCTCGAACGAGAGGTTGCCCGATGACTGGCACAACGACCTGGACCGACCGCATGCGGGATCTCCGCCTGACACTGCCACCGGTTGCGACACCGGCCGGCGCCTACGTGCCGGCTGTGCGCAGCGGGACCCTGGTTTATACGTCAGGGCAGTTGCCACTGGTAGGCGGCGTCAGCACCTGTACCGGCAAGGTGGGCGAGGACGTTTCGGTCGACGACGCCGTCGCGGCTGCGCGGTTGTGCGCACTCAACGGGCTTGCCGCGGTCGACATGCTCGTCGGCCTCGATCGCGTCGTCCGGGTAGTCAAGATCGTCGGCTTTGTCGCGTCCGGTCGTGGGTTCACCCTGCAACCGCAGGTCATCAACGGCGCCTCTGACCTGCTCAACGAAGTTTTCGGTGAGGCCGGTCGGCACGCACGCTCCGCGGTCGGGCTGGCCGAACTGCCCCGTGGTTGCGCCGTCGAGGTCGAATTCGTCTTCGAAATCGACGTCGACGGACTCTCGTAGCTGCATGCACGAGCACCCGCTGGTGCGTAGCGACGAGATTGTAGGAAGGTGGCGTAATCTCCGAGTGAGCGTGCAACAAGAGGGGGATCTCCGATGACGAAGCGAATCCTGAACGTGGTCACCAATGTCGGACACTACGATGATCCGTCACACGAGACCGGATTGTGGCTCTCCGAACTCACCCACGCCTGGCAGGTTTTCGAAGACCACGGCTTCGAGCAGACACTCGTCAGCCCTCGCGGTGGGGAAGTGCCCTTGGAGCCGCGATCTCTGAAATTTCCCAACTACGACAAGACCGCAAAAGCCTGGCGAGCGGACCCGGCGCGAATGGCTCTCCTCGAGACCACCGCCAGCCCGGATCAGATCGACTCGGCGCACTACGACGCCATCTTCTTCACCGGCGGTCACGCCGTGATGTACGACTTCCCCGACAGCGACGGCCTGCAGCGCGTCACCCGAGAAATCTTCGAGCGCGGAGGAATCGTCGCCTCTGTATGTCACGGCTACTGCGGACTCCTCAACACCACCCTCTCCGACGGCACGTACCTCGTAGCCGGACGACGTGTCACCGGATTTGCATGGCTCGAGGAAGTCCTCGCCCGGGTCGACAAGCTCGTCCCCTATAACGCCGAAGAAGAAATGAAGAAGCGTGGCGCACTGTACGAGAAGGCCCGATTGCCCTTCGTTTCCTACGCCGTCATCGACGGTAACCTCGTCACGGGCCAGAATCCGGGATCAGCAAAAGAGACGGCTCACAAAGTTGCAGGCCTTCTGTAACCTCTTGTATTCCACAATCGTTCGAGTGTCGCTTTCCTGAGGTCGGGCTCGTCGAATCGCACCATTTTCGGGTGCAAGTTCGGTGCAATCGACCAGGACGTGACTGCAACGAGGCTGAGATCATGGACTGATGGTTTTTCCGGACAGATTTTGTGAGACGTCCTGCGCCACAAAGTGGATCGCATCCACGCCATTGACTTCACGATCGAAGGAGTTCGACCAGTGACCGAATTGCCCAAGGACCTACTTGTCGCCCCGAAGTGGCAGGCACGCCTCGACGAACTGGCGCAGAAGCACTCGGTGCCGGGCGCCCAAGTGGGTGTGATCGCGCTCGGCGGCGACGGAACTGCGGATATCCGCGTGATCACTACCGGGCTGACCAGCTTGAACACACGCGTCGACGTCGATGCCGACACGCTGTTCCAGTACGGATCCGCGACCAAGATCTGGACGACAACTCTGATCATGCAGCTCGTCGACGAGGGCAAGCTGACGCTGGACACTCTGGTGGTGGAGGTCCTACCGGAGTTCACGATCGAAGACCCGTCCAACACGAAGGAAATCACGATCCGCCAGTTGCTGACGCACACCAGCGGCATCGACGGCGACCTGTTCAACGACACCGGCGACGGCGACGACTGTGTCGAGAAGTACGTCGACGAACTCGCGACCGCGATCAGCGTGACCAAGCCCGGCGGCCATCTGAGCTACAGCAACGCCGGCTTCGCAGTGGCCGGCCGCATCGTCGAGGTACTCCGTGAGATGACGTGGGACGACGCATTGGTGGAATACCTCTGGAAGCCACTCGGATTGACCCACATCATCACCAAGGCCAAGGATGCCCCGCTGTTCCGCACTGCCGTCGGCCACGTGGCAAACCCCGATCGGACGTCACCGGACACGGTTGTTCCGACGAAGCAGTGGCTGCTCCCACGCGGCATCGGACCGGCGGGCATCATCATCGGCTCCGTCAGCTCTCTGCTGACCTTCGGCGCTGCACACATGCGTGACGGCCTGGCTCTGACGGGCGAGCGCATCCTGTCCGAAGAATCCGCACGCCTCATGCGAACCCCGCAATTCGACCTGACAGCGGTGTCGAGCGTAGACCAGGCCTGGGGGCTGGGGTGGATTCTGTCCGACTGGGGCGGAGTGACATCCGCGCAGCACGGCGGCGCGACGATCGGCCAGATCACCCGATTCCACACGTTCCCCGAACTCGGCCTCGCCATGGCCGTCGTCACGAACGCACGTGGCGGCGGTGCCCTGGCTCACGACATCGAGAAGGAGATCGCTGCGGAGTTCGGCCTCGTTCTCCCCGAGCCGAAGCCCGAATCGGATGCGGCAGACATCGATCTGTCACCGATTCTCGGGACCTATGAATCGACAACCGTGCGAATCGAACTCACGCGCCGCGAAGAAGGCGGATTCCAGGTCCAGAACTTCGCCAAGGTGGAGATCGACGGTGAGCCCCCCGCGGCGCCCACCAAGGTCGTGCCGTTGTCCGGTTCCAGGTTTGCGGTCAGCAACGAGAGTGCCTCGGGCGAGATGGCTCACCTCACGATCGATGGTGAGGAATATTTGTACATGACAAGGCTTTTCAAGAAGATCTCGGAATAGCTGCGGTGAGATGATTCTCTCCGCTGAATGAAATCTCGGGCAGGTCGAGGGCGACGAGGGCCCTCGACCTGCCCGCACTACTTTCTCGAGGACAACTCATGCTGAAACCTCTCGCTCCTTTTCCGAATGTGAATCATCCTGCTGCACTTGATGCGTATGGTCTTGCCCCGGTTATCGACGGTCACAACGATCTGGCCTGGGCCGCTCGTGAGACTGCAGGATATTCGGTGGAAAACCTCGAGAAGGATTCCATCTTCCAAACAGACATCGACAAGCTCGGGCGCGGGGGAGTCGGTGCGCAGTTCTGGTCGGTGTACGCGCCGTGCGACATGACCGAACCCGAGGCAGTTCAGTACACCCTCGAACAGATCGACTACGTGTACCGGATGATCGAGCAGTATCCGGATACATTCGAATTCGCGCGAACCGGTGACGACGTGCGGCGTATCTGGAGCGAGGGCAAGGTCGCGTCGCTGATCGGCGCGGAAGGTGGCCACAGCATCGGCAGTTCCCTCGGCGTCTTGAGAATGATGGCGCGCCTTGGCCTTCGGTACCTGACACTCACTCACAACGACAACACCGGCTGGGCGGACTCCGCGACGGATTCTCGAGTTCACGGCGGTCTCACCGACTTCGGCCGGGAGATCGTACGAGAAATGAACCGGCTCGGCGTACTCGTCGACTTGTCGCACGTCTCGGTGGAGACCATGCGCGATGCCGTCGAGACGTCGTCGGCACCAGTGATCTTCAGTCATTCGTCCTGCTCGCAGCTGTGCGGGCACCCACGTAACGTTCCCGACGACGTCATGCGGTTGCTCGCTGCCAACGGCGGCGTGATCATGATCGCGTTTGTCCCCATGTTCCTGTCGGCCGAATACAACGAGTGGTTCACGGGCGGGCGTGTCGGCGATCGGCCGGCGATGACGGTCGACCATCTTGCTGATCACGTCGAACACGCCAGGCTGGTTGCCGGGATCGATCACATCGGCTTGGGCAGTGATTACGATGGATTCGACGACTTTCCGGACGGCATGCAGGACGTGTCGGGATTCGCCGTGTTGATCGACCGTCTCGCTGAGCGCGGTTGGTCTGCCGACGACTTGGCAAAGCTGATGGGCAACAACGTGTTGCGTGTGCTCGACCAGACCAGTGCGGCCTCGGTATCGAGCCTTTCCTAGTACCCGACTCCTAGTACCCGACGAAAACGAAGATGAGGATGAGAATGAAGAATATCCGAACTGTTGCGCTGAAAGCTCTTGCTTCACTGTCCGTAGTTCTGGTTGTACTTGTGTCGGTTGCGCTTGTATTCAACGCCGGTACCAGCAAGGCCAACGTCCCGAGCGGGGAAGCGGGCAACCAGTTCGTATCCGTCGACGGGAAGAACATGAGCGTGTCTGTTCGGGGGAACGGAGATCAGACCATCGTGCTCCTTCCCGGGTTCGGGACCTCCGCACCGATTCTCGATTTCACACCGCTGATCGACGAACTCGCGCCTGACTACCGGGTTGTTGCGATCGAACCCTTCGGCTACGGATACAGCGACGCAACGGACAAGGACCGCACCACGGAGAACATCGTCGAAGAGATACACGCGGCTGTGCAGTCTCTGGGGATCGATCGGTACATCCTCATGGGGCACTCCATCGCAGGAATCTATGCGCTGGACTACACCGAGAAGTACCGCGACGAGGTCACCGCGTTCGTGGGAATCGACAGCAGTGTGCCGGGGCAGCCGAACATGGACACGAAGTTTCCGATCGGAGCATTCAGAGTGGCAAAGCAATTGGGCCTCTCCGACGTTCTGGCGAAGTTCGCGGGTAACGAAGAATCAGACGCGTACCTCGATGACGCGGAAAAAGAAGAAATGAGCCGTCTGGTCGCGAAGAACAACTTCAGCGACACGTATCTCAACGAGATGGACCATCTTTCCACCAACTTCGCTGCGTCGATCGGCAAGACGTTCCCGGCCGATCTTCCGATTCTGTTGTTTGCCGTACAGAATTCGAAGGTCCAGGGTTGGACAGAGTTGCACGAAGGGCAAGCAGCTTCCGTCGATCATGGTGAGTTGGTGCTGCTGGACGGGGACCACTACCTGCACCACACCAAGTCGAAGGAGATCGGCGAACACGTCACGTTGTTCCTCGGCGAACTCGACTAGGTTCACCGGCAGTCGAGGTGGATTCACGGCACACGGTGAGCGGTGTTGGTCAGCACTACCTGACCAGCCCGACTCCGTAGGCGAAGATCACCGCGTGCACGCGGTTACGCAAATCGAGTTTGGTCAGGATGTTGCCGACGTGAGTCTTGACGGTGACCTCCGCGACCACCAACCTGTCTGCGATCTCGGTGTTGGACAGCCCGGTTGCCATCGCGAGCAATACTTCTCGCTCACGCGGGGTGAGTTGCCCGAGAGCGGCAT
The nucleotide sequence above comes from Rhodococcus sp. KBS0724. Encoded proteins:
- a CDS encoding FAD-binding oxidoreductase, yielding MSTSTTTLVDELARIVGSAHVLTDRDTVAGYVTDWTGHWHGATAAVVRPADTGQVSAVLACCHRAGVAVVPQGGNTGLVGGSVPMRGEVVLSTTRLAAIEEIDEVGRTLAAGAGVTVARAQQAVREHGLDLGVDLASRDTATLGGIVSTNAGGVRMIKYGNTRSRLLGVEAVLSDGRVLTRWKALTKDNVGYDLPGLLTGAEGTLAVVTRVLMRLVVPAAATQVVMIGVDSVGAGLELIHRLERAGLTLEAAELMTRAGIGLVRKHRQLRPPLDADAPFYVLVEVSGSAGAQSLLLGVLAEADGMVRDAVVETGPATKLWQYRENHTESVSAESSTPPVKLDISTPLREIEPFLGTLTAGLAVSFPSVYPICFGHIADGNIHVNLLDVADHQRDAVTDFVLRLVTRHDGSISAEHGVGRAKAPWITLGRSDVDLDLMASIRTALDPAGLLNPHILSGSSDSEGNSAIQLEREVAR
- a CDS encoding RidA family protein, whose amino-acid sequence is MTGTTTWTDRMRDLRLTLPPVATPAGAYVPAVRSGTLVYTSGQLPLVGGVSTCTGKVGEDVSVDDAVAAARLCALNGLAAVDMLVGLDRVVRVVKIVGFVASGRGFTLQPQVINGASDLLNEVFGEAGRHARSAVGLAELPRGCAVEVEFVFEIDVDGLS
- a CDS encoding type 1 glutamine amidotransferase domain-containing protein; translated protein: MTKRILNVVTNVGHYDDPSHETGLWLSELTHAWQVFEDHGFEQTLVSPRGGEVPLEPRSLKFPNYDKTAKAWRADPARMALLETTASPDQIDSAHYDAIFFTGGHAVMYDFPDSDGLQRVTREIFERGGIVASVCHGYCGLLNTTLSDGTYLVAGRRVTGFAWLEEVLARVDKLVPYNAEEEMKKRGALYEKARLPFVSYAVIDGNLVTGQNPGSAKETAHKVAGLL
- a CDS encoding serine hydrolase translates to MTELPKDLLVAPKWQARLDELAQKHSVPGAQVGVIALGGDGTADIRVITTGLTSLNTRVDVDADTLFQYGSATKIWTTTLIMQLVDEGKLTLDTLVVEVLPEFTIEDPSNTKEITIRQLLTHTSGIDGDLFNDTGDGDDCVEKYVDELATAISVTKPGGHLSYSNAGFAVAGRIVEVLREMTWDDALVEYLWKPLGLTHIITKAKDAPLFRTAVGHVANPDRTSPDTVVPTKQWLLPRGIGPAGIIIGSVSSLLTFGAAHMRDGLALTGERILSEESARLMRTPQFDLTAVSSVDQAWGLGWILSDWGGVTSAQHGGATIGQITRFHTFPELGLAMAVVTNARGGGALAHDIEKEIAAEFGLVLPEPKPESDAADIDLSPILGTYESTTVRIELTRREEGGFQVQNFAKVEIDGEPPAAPTKVVPLSGSRFAVSNESASGEMAHLTIDGEEYLYMTRLFKKISE
- a CDS encoding dipeptidase, translating into MLKPLAPFPNVNHPAALDAYGLAPVIDGHNDLAWAARETAGYSVENLEKDSIFQTDIDKLGRGGVGAQFWSVYAPCDMTEPEAVQYTLEQIDYVYRMIEQYPDTFEFARTGDDVRRIWSEGKVASLIGAEGGHSIGSSLGVLRMMARLGLRYLTLTHNDNTGWADSATDSRVHGGLTDFGREIVREMNRLGVLVDLSHVSVETMRDAVETSSAPVIFSHSSCSQLCGHPRNVPDDVMRLLAANGGVIMIAFVPMFLSAEYNEWFTGGRVGDRPAMTVDHLADHVEHARLVAGIDHIGLGSDYDGFDDFPDGMQDVSGFAVLIDRLAERGWSADDLAKLMGNNVLRVLDQTSAASVSSLS
- a CDS encoding alpha/beta hydrolase, with the protein product MKNIRTVALKALASLSVVLVVLVSVALVFNAGTSKANVPSGEAGNQFVSVDGKNMSVSVRGNGDQTIVLLPGFGTSAPILDFTPLIDELAPDYRVVAIEPFGYGYSDATDKDRTTENIVEEIHAAVQSLGIDRYILMGHSIAGIYALDYTEKYRDEVTAFVGIDSSVPGQPNMDTKFPIGAFRVAKQLGLSDVLAKFAGNEESDAYLDDAEKEEMSRLVAKNNFSDTYLNEMDHLSTNFAASIGKTFPADLPILLFAVQNSKVQGWTELHEGQAASVDHGELVLLDGDHYLHHTKSKEIGEHVTLFLGELD